In a genomic window of Mercenaria mercenaria strain notata chromosome 19, MADL_Memer_1, whole genome shotgun sequence:
- the LOC123542668 gene encoding uncharacterized protein LOC123542668, with protein sequence MSFLWNALDYIPVVGAVKNAGEAVVALAEGDFRRAASKTAEATIGGALDYMTLGAGKMLATAVVKESGKAATKGMAKIAAKKTAVKIGSVATAAAVRVLRKRDRSPSPFQFRGGGSSTDGSSFQQNRSQKRQRSNSGDRSDQTTAGGSGQNPNDNDENKRAPGRGYHILNNDVVKLFRKIINKFIKKYGFSYLKLESAGSIRSDSQIYEDYNNPLPQRILDAIENELVVRTATILNDPNDAVYGDYRQRLEDAFLEYMSALYDLINEEYDQDYIEDLVNNARNNVISLVDEIVSGDIFVDQTTLSYWYSEDVDIHFPSDNSRRRQREVRKKRFEEAKQAVKEMLAGMVDKAEVWVRETLEAIENYCNNLKRNQN encoded by the coding sequence ATGTCCTTCCTGTGGAATGCACTTGACTACATACCAGTAGTCGGCGCTGTAAAGAATGCAGGAGAAGCAGTGGTAGCATTAGCAGAAGGTGACTTTAGAAGAGCAGCTTCTAAAACGGCTGAAGCCACCATAGGGGGCGCTTTAGATTATATGACTCTAGGTGCAGGTAAAATGTTGGCGACCGCTGTTGTCAAGGAATCGGGGAAAGCGGCTACAAAGGGAATGGCAAAGATAGCAGCGAAAAAGACAGCTGTCAAAATTGGTTCTGTTGCCACAGCGGCGGCAGTCAGGGTATTAAGGAAGCGCGACCGGTCGCCTTCACCTTTCCAGTTTCGTGGTGGGGGTAGCAGTACCGACGGTAGCAGCTTTCAACAAAATCGAAGTCAGAAAAGGCAGAGAAGTAATTCTGGAGATAGAAGTGACCAAACAACGGCTGGTGGCAGTGGGCAAAACCCTAATGACAATGATGAAAACAAACGTGCACCTGGGCGTGGGTATCATATTTTAAACAATGACGTTGTAAAGCTATTCAGAAAAATTATtaacaaattcataaaaaaatatggttTCTCTTATTTGAAGCTTGAAAGTGCAGGCTCTATAAGAAGTGATTctcaaatttatgaagattataATAACCCCTTGCCACAGAGAATACTTGATGCCATTGAAAATGAATTAGTTGTACGAACAGCAACTATCTTAAATGACCCAAATGACGCTGTTTATGGAGACTACAGACAGAGATTGGAAGATGCATTTCTTGAATACATGTCAGCTCTTTACGATCTCATTAACGAGGAATATGACCAGGATTATATAGAAGATCTTGTAAACAACGCGAGAAACAACGTGATCTCGTTGGTTGACGAGATCGTATCCGGTGACATCTTCGTTGATCAAACTACACTTTCGTACTGGTACTCGGAAGATGTTGATATACATTTCCCTTCCGACAACTCACGGAGACGCCAAAGGGAAGTAAGAAAGAAAAGATTTGAAGAAGCGAAACAAGCAGTGAAAGAAATGCTTGCAGGAATGGTGGATAAAGCGGAAGTGTGGGTACGAGAAACTCTCGAAGCAATAGAAAACTATTGCAATAATCTCAAACGAAATCAGAATTAA